In Ignavibacteriales bacterium, the following proteins share a genomic window:
- a CDS encoding DUF192 domain-containing protein, whose product MSKKSISIDQPNDTPSKSRRRMLIGIIGAVIAIALIMIFMPKKTGTDKSTSPIAPMFNKQGECTITNRHDKPIVSIDIEIADDDNKREIGMMGRPVMDERQGMLFVFEEEQMASFWMKNCILPLDMIFINKRGEIVTICKNTTPFSEQSYAATAMTLLVLEVNAGFTDKYDIKEGDRISWKRN is encoded by the coding sequence ATGTCAAAGAAAAGTATTTCCATAGATCAACCCAATGACACTCCATCGAAATCAAGGCGTCGAATGCTGATAGGAATTATTGGGGCAGTCATTGCCATTGCACTCATTATGATCTTTATGCCAAAAAAGACAGGAACCGATAAGTCGACATCACCCATCGCCCCAATGTTCAATAAGCAGGGCGAGTGTACCATCACGAATCGTCATGACAAGCCAATTGTATCCATCGATATTGAAATTGCCGATGACGATAACAAACGAGAGATAGGAATGATGGGACGTCCGGTGATGGATGAACGTCAGGGAATGCTCTTCGTGTTCGAGGAGGAACAAATGGCATCATTCTGGATGAAAAATTGCATTCTTCCACTGGATATGATTTTCATCAACAAGCGTGGAGAGATTGTTACAATTTGTAAGAATACGACGCCATTCTCCGAGCAATCGTACGCTGCCACTGCGATGACACTCTTGGTGCTTGAGGTGAATGCTGGTTTTACCGACAAGTATGATATTAAGGAAGGCGATAGAATTAGTTGGAAGAGGAATTGA
- a CDS encoding T9SS type A sorting domain-containing protein, with product MKKLYLMFAILSIFLFSSNTFAQPASITWPLDNTNQLFPSNLGNVTGSAESISPGSGQFGMSVFDYNINGQRLWEGTAGWIAGAEELSRYIQFNALPASGYSFTVTNVSFNYGDNQTGYNFNILNSNVYYSTDNWNNRTLLTAGLAYLNTTMSTFTQNVNVQVAAGSTFSLRIYPFAVQNSNAGTPTFAIHNNVVINGTTTLALGSLCGMKFNDLNGNGVKDAGETGLPGWLINLSYSNAAGHVTLVDTTDANGNYCFNSLQGGGTYTVSETNQSGWQQTTPSTPGTYTVTLADGQNIDSLNFGNKLNPAESCITWDLLNSTSVTSVVGNITGLPESMGVGSPTLSTGFPANLMSIYGYSSNGQELWVGNTGGTWVPDPPLTPTFDPLRYIQFNASPNSGNTFTVTNVSFNYGDDPNIANFNILNFQAYYSTNGWLTKILLNSTPLVYLNLTMSTLNVSGLNVPVASGQTFSLRIYMYPVLHGIAMAPTFAIHNNVVICGTTAPEIIKTGSMCGMKFNDLNGNGVRDTGEAGLPGWIINLSYNNAAGHVTLTDTTDANGNYCFNNLQGGGTYTVSETNQSGWQQTAPPTPGTYTVTLTGGQNIDSLNFGNKLVPTLGCVEPPPGMVAWWPFDETSGSTSIDLAGFNNSGTHINGPVPVPAKVSGGLQFDGINDYVAVPDHSELNFGTGDFSIDAWIKTSDSTNLKIIVDKQTLNGYIYQGYSFYLNYGYLTVQLADGVPPTYFTNWSPFVFVADGNWHHVAVTVSRSNNNGIVFYKDGVATQFGDPTVRSGSLTTTSPLTIGRQSYTDQFEFNGILDEIELFNRALSSQEIVSIFAADSAGKCKPSKPTNVKKAEDVPQRFKLMQSYPNPFNPTTQIAYEIPFGEFVSLRVFNSLGQQVAVLVNEQRPAGAYTVTFHASDLPSGIYFYRLIAGNFQQTRKMLLLK from the coding sequence GTGAAAAAGCTTTATTTAATGTTTGCAATTCTCTCCATTTTTTTATTTAGCTCAAACACATTCGCTCAGCCAGCTTCTATTACTTGGCCGCTTGATAATACAAATCAATTATTTCCTTCTAATCTTGGTAATGTAACGGGATCGGCTGAATCTATTAGTCCGGGTTCCGGCCAATTTGGAATGAGTGTTTTCGACTATAATATCAACGGTCAAAGACTGTGGGAAGGTACCGCAGGCTGGATAGCAGGTGCCGAAGAACTTAGCCGTTATATCCAGTTTAATGCTTTACCCGCAAGTGGATATAGTTTTACTGTCACTAATGTTTCTTTTAACTACGGTGATAATCAAACCGGGTATAATTTTAACATTTTGAATTCTAATGTCTATTATTCAACTGATAATTGGAACAACAGAACGCTGCTGACTGCTGGTTTAGCATATCTCAACACAACGATGTCAACATTTACTCAAAACGTAAATGTGCAAGTAGCTGCCGGTTCAACTTTTTCTCTAAGGATCTATCCTTTCGCAGTTCAAAATAGTAATGCGGGCACTCCTACTTTTGCTATTCACAATAATGTTGTTATTAATGGTACAACCACTCTTGCACTCGGCTCTCTTTGCGGTATGAAATTCAACGACCTCAATGGCAACGGTGTGAAAGACGCGGGTGAGACAGGCCTTCCGGGTTGGTTAATCAATTTGTCGTACAGCAATGCGGCCGGACATGTGACATTGGTCGATACGACAGATGCAAACGGCAATTATTGTTTCAACAGTTTGCAGGGCGGAGGGACGTACACTGTCTCAGAGACAAACCAAAGCGGATGGCAGCAAACAACCCCATCAACTCCGGGCACCTACACGGTAACACTTGCGGATGGACAGAACATCGACAGCCTCAACTTCGGGAATAAACTTAATCCTGCGGAGTCATGCATCACATGGGATCTATTGAATTCAACTTCTGTAACTTCTGTTGTAGGTAATATTACGGGGCTGCCTGAGTCTATGGGTGTAGGCTCGCCAACTTTAAGCACAGGGTTCCCTGCAAATTTAATGTCAATTTATGGCTACAGTAGCAACGGTCAAGAACTTTGGGTTGGTAATACGGGCGGAACTTGGGTTCCGGATCCTCCGCTTACTCCTACGTTCGATCCTTTGCGTTATATTCAGTTTAATGCGAGTCCTAATAGCGGAAATACTTTTACGGTTACTAACGTTTCATTTAATTATGGTGATGATCCTAACATTGCCAACTTTAACATTTTAAATTTTCAAGCTTATTACTCAACGAACGGCTGGCTCACCAAGATTTTATTGAATTCAACTCCGTTAGTTTACTTAAACTTGACTATGTCTACATTAAATGTTTCGGGCTTAAATGTGCCGGTAGCGAGCGGTCAGACTTTTTCTTTAAGAATCTATATGTACCCGGTTCTGCATGGTATAGCTATGGCTCCTACTTTTGCTATTCACAATAATGTTGTTATTTGCGGTACTACGGCACCTGAAATTATAAAAACCGGTTCCATGTGCGGTATGAAATTTAATGATCTGAATGGCAATGGTGTAAGAGACACGGGTGAGGCGGGACTTCCGGGTTGGATAATTAATTTGTCGTACAACAATGCGGCGGGACATGTGACTTTAACCGACACGACAGACGCAAATGGCAATTATTGTTTCAATAACTTGCAAGGCGGGGGGACGTACACTGTCTCAGAGACAAACCAAAGCGGATGGCAGCAAACGGCTCCACCAACACCGGGCACTTACACAGTAACGCTTACGGGTGGACAAAATATCGACAGCCTCAATTTCGGAAACAAATTAGTTCCCACACTTGGCTGTGTAGAACCACCGCCGGGAATGGTTGCATGGTGGCCCTTCGATGAAACGTCCGGCTCGACATCGATTGATCTTGCAGGATTCAATAATAGCGGCACGCACATCAACGGCCCTGTACCAGTGCCAGCAAAAGTTTCTGGTGGATTACAATTTGATGGAATAAATGATTACGTGGCAGTGCCCGATCATTCTGAACTCAACTTCGGCACTGGTGATTTCTCCATCGACGCGTGGATTAAGACATCCGACAGTACAAATCTCAAGATCATTGTTGATAAACAAACTCTAAACGGGTACATTTATCAAGGATATTCCTTCTATCTCAACTACGGCTACCTCACTGTGCAATTAGCTGATGGTGTGCCTCCGACCTATTTTACGAACTGGAGCCCATTTGTTTTTGTTGCTGACGGAAACTGGCATCATGTCGCCGTAACTGTTTCGAGAAGTAATAACAACGGGATTGTGTTTTATAAAGACGGTGTGGCTACACAGTTCGGAGATCCAACAGTACGCTCAGGCTCACTCACTACTACGAGCCCGTTAACAATAGGCAGGCAATCGTACACGGATCAATTCGAATTCAATGGAATTCTGGATGAGATTGAATTGTTCAACCGTGCGCTCTCTTCGCAGGAAATTGTCTCAATATTTGCCGCCGACAGTGCCGGAAAGTGTAAGCCAAGTAAGCCTACAAACGTAAAGAAAGCTGAAGACGTACCGCAAAGATTTAAGCTTATGCAATCGTATCCCAATCCGTTCAATCCGACGACGCAGATCGCGTACGAAATCCCATTTGGAGAATTTGTGAGCCTTCGCGTCTTTAATTCGCTCGGTCAGCAAGTCGCCGTGCTCGTGAACGAGCAGCGGCCGGCAGGAGCTTATACGGTTACGTTTCATGCGAGCGATCTTCCAAGTGGAATATATTTCTACCGCTTGATTGCTGGTAATTTTCAGCAGACACGCAAGATGTTGCTGTTGAAATAG
- a CDS encoding peptidase: MINPIFFITLNILLAVSFVASEAQELIKIKTAMTLEQKIARFAPTEISADITKLSPGDVKALNKIIEAAQLMDPIFFHQVWSGNAKMLMKLEKDSTTAGQELLHYYRINMGPWSLLDNNAPFIDGAPKEKPAGANYYPEDMTKQEFSKWIEGLHESEREKATGFFYVVRRAEDGRMQTIPYSKEYREWLEPAAKLLKEAAQSTENVTLKKYLTSRADAFASNDYYASDVAWMELDAPIELTIGPYETYMDELFNYKAAFEVFVTLRDEAESAKLAKFSSYLQDIENNLPFDAKYRNPKLAALSPIRVVDVIYTAGEGNRGVQTAAYNLPNDERVIREKGSKRVMLKNMQEAKFDKVLTPISKMVLARLQQKYLSFDAFFTHILAHELMHGLGPHNIMVNGKETNVRQELKELYSAIEEAKADITGLFALQFLIDKGLLDKKMEEEMYTTFLASMFRSVRFGVNEAHGKGVAIQFNFLTDAGAIKIDEAAGIFSIDNLKIKNAVKKLTGEILTIEAEGSYTKAKALIEKYAVIRPAMQKGLDKLGSIPIDIEPHFTLVPKAAGSIR, translated from the coding sequence ATGATAAATCCAATCTTCTTTATCACACTCAATATCTTGCTTGCAGTTTCGTTTGTTGCGAGTGAAGCACAAGAATTGATCAAGATAAAAACAGCAATGACACTCGAACAGAAAATCGCCCGCTTTGCTCCAACAGAAATTTCTGCTGACATCACAAAACTTTCTCCCGGCGATGTTAAAGCGTTAAATAAAATCATTGAAGCGGCTCAATTAATGGATCCGATATTCTTTCATCAAGTTTGGAGCGGTAATGCAAAAATGCTGATGAAGTTGGAAAAGGATTCCACAACAGCTGGACAAGAACTGCTCCATTACTATCGAATAAATATGGGTCCATGGTCGCTGTTGGATAATAATGCACCATTTATAGATGGGGCGCCAAAAGAAAAACCCGCCGGAGCGAATTACTATCCGGAAGATATGACGAAGCAGGAATTTTCCAAATGGATTGAAGGATTACATGAAAGTGAACGTGAGAAGGCAACGGGTTTTTTCTATGTTGTCCGGCGCGCGGAAGATGGAAGAATGCAGACAATTCCATACAGTAAAGAGTACCGTGAATGGCTGGAACCTGCGGCAAAACTTCTCAAGGAAGCCGCTCAATCGACTGAAAACGTAACCCTGAAGAAATATCTTACTTCGCGTGCAGATGCGTTTGCCAGTAACGATTATTATGCAAGTGACGTTGCATGGATGGAACTTGATGCGCCGATTGAACTCACCATCGGTCCGTATGAAACGTATATGGACGAGTTGTTCAATTATAAGGCAGCATTCGAAGTGTTTGTCACGTTGCGCGATGAAGCCGAATCGGCGAAGCTGGCAAAGTTCAGCAGCTATTTGCAGGATATTGAGAACAATCTTCCGTTTGACGCGAAGTATCGCAATCCAAAACTTGCAGCTCTGTCACCCATTCGCGTGGTAGATGTGATTTATACGGCGGGCGAAGGCAATCGCGGAGTGCAGACAGCAGCGTATAATTTACCGAATGACGAACGGGTGATCCGCGAAAAAGGTTCAAAGCGCGTGATGCTGAAAAATATGCAGGAGGCGAAATTCGACAAGGTGCTTACGCCGATTTCTAAAATGGTGCTTGCTCGGTTACAGCAGAAATATTTGTCATTCGATGCTTTCTTCACGCATATACTTGCGCACGAGCTGATGCACGGTCTCGGCCCGCATAATATTATGGTGAACGGAAAAGAAACGAATGTCCGGCAGGAATTGAAAGAGTTGTATTCTGCAATCGAGGAAGCAAAAGCTGATATAACAGGACTCTTCGCACTTCAGTTTCTTATCGACAAAGGACTTCTTGATAAGAAAATGGAAGAAGAAATGTACACGACATTTCTTGCCAGTATGTTTCGTTCAGTGCGGTTCGGCGTGAACGAAGCGCATGGGAAGGGCGTAGCAATCCAATTCAACTTTCTGACAGATGCAGGTGCCATCAAGATTGATGAAGCGGCAGGAATATTCAGCATAGACAATCTCAAAATAAAAAATGCCGTGAAAAAATTAACGGGTGAAATACTCACGATTGAAGCAGAAGGATCGTATACAAAAGCAAAAGCGTTGATTGAGAAATATGCCGTTATCCGTCCTGCGATGCAAAAGGGACTCGACAAACTCGGATCTATTCCGATAGATATTGAACCTCACTTTACGCTTGTGCCGAAAGCAGCAGGAAGCATTCGATAA